A single region of the Pelobates fuscus isolate aPelFus1 chromosome 4, aPelFus1.pri, whole genome shotgun sequence genome encodes:
- the LOC134608892 gene encoding cathepsin D-like — translation MMGALLVWSLLLCSLIQPDSALIRIPLKKFQSIRRTMSEASGDLRKLIADQANQKFISAFPQAGSPTPETLLNYLDAQYYGEIGIGTPPQKFMVIFDTGSSNLWVPSIHCSILDLACLVHHKYVDTRSSTYVKNGTEFSIQYGSGSLSGYLSEDTVTIGNLAVKKQLFAEAIKQPGITFVAAKFDGILGMGYPRISVDGAPTVFDDIMEQKLVDNNLFSFYLNRDPASQPGGELLLGGTDPKYYTGDFNYMNVTRKAYWQIRMDQVAVGDQLTVCKGGCEAIVDTGTSLIAGPVEEVRAIQKAIGAIPLFSGEYMIICSKIPSLPAITFSFGGKAYTLTGEQYVLKLSQAGQTVCLSGLLGLDIPPPAGPLWIIGDVFIGQYYTVFDRANDRVGFAKAK, via the coding sequence ATGATGGGTGCCCTGCTAGTATGGAGTCTCTTGCTGTGCTCCCTGATCCAGCCAGACTCTGCTTTAATAAGGATTCCCCTAAAGAAGTTCCAGTCAATTCGCCGTACAATGTCAGAAGCAAGTGGGGACTTGCGGAAATTGATTGCTGACCAGGCGAATCAAAAATTTATCTCTGCCTTTCCCCAGGCTGGTAGTCCCACACCAGAAACCTTGCTGAACTACCTTGATGCACAGTATTATGGAGAGATTGGAATCGGGACTCCTCCCCAGAAATTTATGGTGATATTTGACACGGGATCTTCTAACCTGTGGGTACCATCAATACACTGCTCAATACTGGACTTGGCCTGCTTGGTGCATCATAAATATGTTGACACTAGATCCTCCACCTACGTGAAGAATGGCACAGAATTCTCCATCCAGTACGGCAGTGGAAGCCTCTCTGGGTACCTGAGCGAAGACACTGTGACGATCGGTAACCTGGCTGTAAAGAAACAGCTTTTTGCCGAAGCCATCAAACAGCCTGGTATCACATTCGTGGCAGCCAAGTTTGATGGCATTCTGGGCATGGGCTACCCTCGGATCTCTGTAGACGGTGCCCCCACTGTGTTTGATGACATCATGGAGCAGAAACTGGTGGACAACAATCTATTTTCCTTCTATCTGAACCGTGACCCGGCTTCTCAGCCTGGCGGAGAACTGTTACTAGGTGGCACAGACCCTAAATATTATACCGGAGACTTCAATTACATGAATGTGACCCGCAAGGCATACTGGCAGATACGTATGGATCAGGTGGCAGTTGGAGATCAGCTCACTGTCTGTAAAGGCGGCTGTGAGGCTATTGTGGACACGGGAACCTCCCTGATTGCTGGGCCAGTGGAAGAAGTGAGAGCAATACAGAAAGCAATTGGAGCCATCCCATTATTCAGTGGAGAGTACATGATTATTTGTAGTAAAATTCCATCACTACCTGCGATCACCTTCAGCTTTGGAGGGAAGGCGTACACCTTGACAGGGGAGCAGTATGTACTGAAGCTGAGCCAGGCTGGCCAAACCGTGTGTCTCAGTGGACTTCTAGGCCTTGATATCCCACCTCCAGCAGGACCCCTGTGGATAATCGGGGATGTTTTCATTGGACAGTACTATACAGTCTTTGATCGGGCAAACGACCGTGTTGGGTTTGCTAAAGCCAAGTGA